Proteins encoded by one window of Microplitis mediator isolate UGA2020A chromosome 1, iyMicMedi2.1, whole genome shotgun sequence:
- the LOC130669777 gene encoding uncharacterized protein LOC130669777, with protein sequence MMIFNTYLIFTILFITTAVRSDELEITDYSSIQKFISNIWRMESSYKLNNDTISDGEINNITKTIFNDALNLMAEVNKIPRSVWPIPFGAEYLINFFNLLDNYQFAKNHFRWGQFSRKLNTIIDICEDIRWYVESLLRIRDYHFFDDDNLMKYCPIITNGSTAMMFRQRKSIVKEYEEFIKSLWEVTYIENSDNFCGQTWSFTLGIYDLYRQVIISSLHEYILFHYMEILNKRCHDHDTWYLRGPGLTELTQILLHTKKLLADTRHYLHTCDIGELTYGEVSHYELERMIQTVIIKEEDLTTDGSCSHNCNLRYIDTINTTECDEYQNCQYISSSYDICETMSDSRRYSWFNDSNGIVYGNGTGGCDSPLKSVSSELAFFKFRYCDYCVCTCLKKTNDIETISAISFREQVSDIDNDMLVVGVRFIEKNHMIHVQIKEKPINSSNDYYKYSWKELENIQYDETGNIFYNSDNTVLKPGIDYGHPKIVNFDDLIAPRGYVITGVRLRFAAYGDKKPDLEVAAIELQIRVTPFDYNTGKLINLTQTHWIVPEYTSRRELTLTDPDNPLKLPVNVIDSKKDQFIRFRNSDLKKDAGQSTVPFFDAQDVEGSPLYPLGGMGIIHRGHEGYGGFLAFKIYDVNLVDVLKYKVD encoded by the exons atgatgatttttaatacttacttaatatttacaatattatttattacgacCGCTGTAAGATCCGACGAATTAGAGATTACTGATTACTCCAGCATACAAAAGTTTATATCAAACATTTGGCGTATGGAGTCGAGTTATAAATTGAACAATGACACTATCAGTGATggtgaaataaataacattacAAAGACAATATTCAATGATGCGCTGAATTTAATGGCAGAAGTGAATAAAATACCGCGGAGTGTTTGGCCAATCCCTTTTGGGGCggaatatttgataaattttttcaacttactGGACAATTATCAGTTCGCGAAGAATCATTTTCGCTGGGGTCAGTTTTCACGTAAACTTAACACTATAATTGATATATGTGAAGATATTCGTTGGTACGTCGAATCTTTACTTCGCATCCgtgattatcattttttcgACGATGATAATCTGATGAAATACTGTCCGATAATAACGAATGGTTCAACAGCAATGATGTTTCGTCAGAGAAAAAGTATAGTTAAAGAATATGaggaatttattaaaagtctATGGGAAGTAACGTAT ATTGAAAATTCGGACAATTTTTGTGGTCAAACATGGTCATTCACTTTAGGTATCTATGATTTATATCGCCAAGTTATTATATCAAGTCTACACGAATATATATTGTTTCATTACATGGAGATACTGAATAAACGATGTCACGATc ATGATACCTGGTATCTGAGAGGACCCGGATTAACAGAATTAACGCAGATACTACTACATACTAAAAAATTGCTCGCCGATACGCGACATTATCTTCATACATGTGATATCGGAGAACTTACGT atGGTGAGGTGTCTCATTATGAATTAGAGCGGATGATACAGACAGTAATAATCAAAGAAGAAGATTTAACTACTGATGGGTCCTGTAGTCACAATTGTAATTTACGTTACATAGATACGATTAATACTACAGAATGTGATGAATATCAAAATTGTCAGTATATTAGTAGCAGTTACGATATATGCGAAACG ATGAGTGATTCAAGACGTTATTCGTGGTTTAATGACAGCAATGGAATAGTTTATGGTAACGGAACTGGAGGATGTGATTCCCCCTTGAAATCAGTGTCCAGTGAACTGGCATTCTTTAAATTCCGTTACTGTGATTATTGCGTGTGCACTTGTCTTAAAAAAACTAACGATATAGAAACGATTTCTGCGATTAGCTTCAGAGAACAAGTTTCCGATATCGATAATGACAT GCTTGTTGTAGGTGTCAGATTTATTGAGAAAAATCACATGATTCATGTTCAAATAAAAGAGAAACCAATAAATAGTTCTAATGATTATTATAAGTATTCGTGGAAAGAATTGGAAAATATTCAATACGATGAAacaggaaatattttttataattctgaCAACACTGTACTCAAACCGGGAATTGACTATGGGCATCCTAAGATTGTTAATTTTGATGACTTGATTGCACCAAGAGGTTATGTTATAACTGGGGTAAGATTACGATTCGCGGCTTATGGAGACAAAAAGCCAGACTTAGAAGTTGCAGCTATCGAACTGCAAATCCGCGTCACGCCTTTTGATTACAACACAGGAAAACTCATTAATCTGACCCAGACTCACTGGATTGTTCCAGAATATACCTCGAG GAGGGAATTGACCCTGACTGATCCAGACAATCCATTGAAATTACCAGTTAATgtaattgattcaaaaaaagatCAGTTCATAAGATTCCGTAATTCGGATTTGAAAAAAGATGCCGGACAATCAACAGTACCGTTTTTTGATGCGCAAGATGTAGAGGGCTCTCCATTATATCCTTTAGGTGGAATGGGAATAATTCATCGCGGCCATGAGGGTTATGGCGGATTTTTGGCcttcaaaatttatgatgtAAATTTGGTTGAcgtattaaaatataaggtCGATTAA